A portion of the Aquicoccus sp. G2-2 genome contains these proteins:
- the fahA gene encoding fumarylacetoacetase: protein MTLQKSWVASANSAKHPFPLNNLPYGVFSTEALDPRCGVAIGDMIFDCQRAEEAGLISLTDDALFDVPFWNEVMEEGPELWAALRARLGQILADGSPDKARAEPFLVPQSEAEMHLPFLVSEYTDFYASKNHASNVGTMFRGPENALPPNWLHMPIGYNGRASSVVVSGTDIRRPWGQLKSPDHDMPAFLPCRRFDLELEMGAIVGQPADGPVSVDEADAMIFGYVLLNDWSARDIQAWEYVPLGPFQAKATATSISPWIVTTAALQPFRCATPEREVELLPHLRDTGPMLYDIDLSITLAPEGKAASEISRTNYSEMYYSSAQQLAHHTTSGCPMNPGDLLGSGTISGKEKNQRGALLELSWGGKEPLTLDTGETRTFLEDGDTLTLSGAAHGDDFTIGFGTCTGTILPALKDPYAR, encoded by the coding sequence ATGACATTGCAAAAATCCTGGGTAGCTTCGGCCAATTCCGCCAAGCACCCCTTCCCGCTCAATAACCTACCCTACGGGGTGTTCTCGACCGAAGCACTCGACCCGCGCTGCGGCGTGGCGATCGGTGACATGATCTTCGATTGCCAGCGTGCCGAGGAAGCCGGCCTGATTTCGCTCACCGATGACGCGCTTTTCGACGTGCCCTTCTGGAATGAAGTGATGGAAGAAGGCCCCGAGCTTTGGGCCGCCCTGCGCGCCCGGCTTGGCCAAATTCTTGCCGACGGGTCGCCGGATAAAGCGCGCGCCGAACCGTTTCTCGTGCCGCAAAGTGAAGCCGAAATGCATCTGCCGTTTCTGGTTTCCGAATATACCGATTTCTATGCCTCCAAAAACCACGCCTCCAATGTCGGCACCATGTTTCGCGGCCCGGAAAACGCGCTGCCGCCGAACTGGCTGCACATGCCAATCGGCTATAACGGGCGCGCCTCCTCGGTGGTGGTCTCGGGCACCGATATCCGCCGCCCTTGGGGTCAGTTGAAATCCCCCGATCACGACATGCCTGCCTTCCTGCCGTGCCGCCGGTTCGATCTTGAACTGGAAATGGGTGCCATTGTCGGCCAACCTGCCGATGGCCCGGTCAGCGTGGACGAGGCGGACGCGATGATTTTCGGCTATGTGCTGCTCAACGATTGGTCGGCGCGCGATATCCAGGCTTGGGAATATGTCCCGCTCGGGCCGTTTCAGGCCAAGGCCACCGCCACCTCGATCAGCCCGTGGATCGTCACCACCGCAGCACTTCAGCCGTTTCGCTGCGCCACGCCCGAACGCGAGGTCGAATTGCTGCCACATCTGCGCGACACCGGCCCGATGCTTTATGACATCGACCTGAGCATTACACTGGCCCCCGAGGGCAAGGCGGCATCCGAAATCTCGCGCACCAACTATAGCGAGATGTATTACTCCTCTGCTCAGCAGCTTGCCCACCACACCACCTCGGGCTGTCCGATGAATCCGGGCGACCTTCTCGGCTCGGGCACCATTTCGGGCAAGGAAAAGAACCAGCGCGGCGCGCTTCTGGAACTAAGCTGGGGCGGCAAGGAGCCACTTACCCTCGACACCGGAGAGACCCGCACTTTTCTGGAGGATGGCGACACGCTCACCCTCTCGGGCGCCGCTCACGGTGATGACTTCACCATCGGTTTCGGAACATGCACCGGCACCATCCTGCCTGCCCTGAAAGACCCCTACGCCCGCTAA
- a CDS encoding MBL fold metallo-hydrolase — protein MAKKFASQGDMTEKEISFTEVGDGLWAFTAQGDPNSGVIIGDDSVMIVEAQATPRLANQVIEKVREVTDKPISHLVLTHYHAVRVLGASAYGASQVIMSDAARAQVVERGQEDWDSEFQRFPRLFEGHESIPGLTFPTTTFSDAMTVYLGNRRVDIMHVGRAHTAGDAVIHVPDQNVMFTGDIVEYHSACYCGDGHFSDWGDTLDNIKWFDVDAIAPGRGDALIGHEMVNAAIENTRDFVASTYRPAARVAASGGSLKDAWDAVRAECDPKFSDYAIYEHCLPFNVARAYDEARGIDTPRIWTAQRDIEMWEALQG, from the coding sequence ATGGCCAAGAAATTTGCCTCACAAGGCGACATGACCGAAAAGGAAATCTCGTTCACCGAAGTGGGCGATGGCCTCTGGGCCTTCACCGCGCAGGGCGATCCCAACTCCGGCGTCATCATCGGCGATGACAGCGTGATGATCGTCGAAGCGCAGGCCACCCCAAGGCTGGCCAACCAGGTGATCGAAAAGGTCCGCGAAGTCACCGACAAGCCGATCTCGCATCTGGTGCTGACCCATTACCACGCCGTGCGGGTGCTCGGTGCGTCGGCTTATGGTGCGTCGCAAGTGATCATGTCCGACGCCGCCCGCGCACAGGTGGTTGAACGCGGACAAGAGGACTGGGACAGCGAATTCCAACGCTTCCCACGTTTGTTTGAAGGCCACGAATCAATTCCCGGCCTGACCTTCCCGACCACCACCTTTTCCGACGCGATGACCGTCTATCTTGGCAACCGCCGGGTTGATATCATGCATGTCGGTCGCGCCCATACGGCGGGCGACGCGGTGATCCATGTGCCCGACCAGAACGTGATGTTCACCGGCGATATCGTCGAATACCACTCCGCCTGCTATTGCGGCGATGGCCATTTCTCCGATTGGGGCGATACGCTCGACAATATCAAATGGTTCGATGTCGATGCCATCGCGCCGGGCCGGGGCGATGCGCTTATCGGTCACGAGATGGTCAACGCGGCGATTGAAAACACCCGCGATTTCGTGGCCTCCACCTACCGCCCCGCCGCCCGCGTCGCCGCCAGCGGCGGCTCGCTCAAAGATGCATGGGACGCGGTGCGCGCCGAATGTGATCCGAAATTCTCCGACTATGCGATTTATGAGCATTGCCTGCCGTTCAACGTCGCACGCGCCTATGACGAAGCGCGGGGCATCGACACACCGCGCATCTGGACCGCCCAGCGCGACATCGAAATGTGGGAGGCCCTGCAAGGCTGA
- a CDS encoding DMT family transporter, with protein MDDQAKGLWITLIGVLFVVPDSLFVRLIGAEPLVTSFWRGGLSGGLILLWLLATQGVEPFKDVAKTGIYGAIFTLSAGVAGILFVLAVSLTTVANVVLIIAVMPIFASIYSRIFLGEPISVRMIWTMVTVAVGLAIIAIGSGEVEQAHWSGDLVALCVAMLFPAGLTAARKVRHVSMVPAVAVGYLAASCALAMVISPLAVPEGKWPLVFMHGSFITVSAIGLALGPRYITSAEVGLLILLESVLAPLIAWAVIGEAPGGYALLGGALVVGALVVSNVVALRRVKGTPPRARVGNRHP; from the coding sequence GTGGACGATCAGGCAAAAGGGCTTTGGATCACCCTTATCGGGGTGTTGTTCGTGGTGCCGGATTCGCTTTTCGTTCGGCTGATCGGAGCAGAGCCGCTGGTCACGTCGTTCTGGCGCGGGGGACTCTCGGGCGGGTTGATCCTGCTGTGGTTGCTGGCGACGCAGGGTGTTGAACCGTTCAAGGATGTCGCAAAAACAGGCATTTACGGCGCGATCTTCACCTTGTCCGCCGGGGTTGCCGGAATCCTTTTCGTGCTGGCGGTAAGCTTGACCACGGTGGCGAACGTGGTGCTGATCATCGCGGTGATGCCGATTTTCGCCAGTATCTATAGCCGGATATTTCTGGGTGAGCCGATTTCGGTGCGGATGATCTGGACCATGGTGACGGTGGCCGTGGGGCTGGCCATCATCGCCATCGGTTCGGGCGAGGTCGAACAGGCGCATTGGAGCGGCGATCTGGTGGCGCTCTGCGTGGCGATGCTGTTTCCGGCGGGGCTGACGGCGGCGCGCAAGGTGCGGCATGTTTCGATGGTGCCAGCGGTGGCGGTGGGCTATCTGGCCGCGTCCTGTGCGCTGGCGATGGTGATTTCGCCGCTGGCGGTGCCGGAGGGCAAATGGCCGCTGGTGTTCATGCATGGCAGCTTTATCACGGTAAGCGCAATCGGGCTGGCGCTGGGGCCGCGCTATATCACTTCGGCGGAGGTCGGGCTTCTGATCCTGCTCGAATCGGTGCTGGCGCCGCTGATTGCGTGGGCCGTGATCGGCGAAGCGCCGGGCGGTTACGCGTTGCTTGGCGGCGCGCTTGTGGTGGGGGCGCTGGTGGTGTCGAATGTGGTGGCGCTACGGCGTGTGAAGGGAACGCCACCGCGCGCTCGGGTTGGCAACCGGCATCCGTGA
- a CDS encoding SDR family oxidoreductase, with protein sequence MSKVALITAGGSGMGADAARRLRKDGFEVAVLSASGKGEALGESLGGVGVTGSNLDPEALTQLVEKANARWGRIDVLVNSAGHGPKGDIIEIDDDDWHKGMEVYLMNVIRPTRLVTPIMAAGGGGAIINISTFAAFEPDPLFPTSGVFRAGLASFSKLFSDKYAPQNVRMNNVLPGFIDSLPEKADRIERIPMGRYGKVQEVSGLVSYLASDDGAYVTGQNIRIDGGVTRGV encoded by the coding sequence ATGAGCAAGGTTGCATTGATCACGGCAGGTGGCAGCGGGATGGGCGCGGATGCGGCGCGCCGCCTGCGCAAGGACGGGTTTGAAGTGGCGGTGCTGTCGGCTTCGGGCAAGGGCGAGGCGCTGGGCGAGAGCCTTGGCGGGGTCGGCGTGACCGGGTCGAACCTCGACCCGGAGGCGCTGACGCAACTGGTGGAGAAAGCCAACGCGCGCTGGGGGCGGATTGATGTTCTGGTTAATTCCGCCGGGCACGGCCCCAAGGGTGACATCATCGAGATCGACGATGACGACTGGCACAAGGGCATGGAAGTTTACCTGATGAACGTGATTCGCCCGACCCGGCTGGTGACACCGATCATGGCGGCGGGCGGCGGTGGCGCGATCATCAATATCTCGACCTTCGCGGCGTTCGAGCCGGACCCGCTTTTCCCCACCAGCGGGGTGTTTCGCGCCGGGCTGGCCAGTTTCAGCAAGCTGTTTTCGGACAAGTATGCGCCGCAAAACGTGCGGATGAACAACGTCTTGCCCGGCTTCATCGATAGCCTGCCGGAGAAAGCTGACCGGATCGAGCGCATCCCGATGGGGCGCTATGGCAAGGTTCAGGAGGTTTCGGGTTTGGTGTCTTATCTTGCCAGCGACGATGGCGCTTACGTGACCGGGCAGAACATTCGCATTGATGGTGGGGTCACGCGCGGCGTGTAA
- a CDS encoding MarR family transcriptional regulator, producing MSISDEFDLENFLPYLLNQAAEEASLSFQQVYKARYGMLRAEWRVLFHLGRYGRLTAKEICQRSKMHKTKISRAVAKLEARRFLARERGGDDRRLEYLELTGPGQRAYRDLQAVAHRYDADLTAAFKPDEVALLRDMLRRLAVGGQGHK from the coding sequence ATGAGTATATCAGATGAATTCGATCTAGAGAACTTCCTGCCGTATCTGTTGAACCAAGCGGCGGAAGAGGCGAGCCTGTCGTTTCAGCAGGTTTACAAGGCCCGTTACGGGATGTTGCGGGCCGAATGGCGGGTGCTTTTTCATCTCGGGCGCTATGGGCGATTAACCGCCAAGGAGATTTGCCAGCGCTCAAAAATGCACAAGACCAAGATTTCGCGCGCGGTGGCGAAGCTGGAGGCAAGGCGATTCCTTGCGCGTGAACGGGGCGGCGATGATCGGCGGCTGGAATATCTTGAGCTGACCGGCCCGGGGCAGCGGGCGTATCGCGATTTGCAGGCTGTCGCGCACCGCTATGACGCGGACCTGACGGCGGCGTTCAAACCGGACGAGGTGGCGCTTCTGCGCGACATGCTGCGGCGGCTGGCCGTGGGCGGGCAGGGCCATAAATGA
- a CDS encoding division plane positioning ATPase MipZ, giving the protein MAHIIVVGNEKGGAGKSTVSMHVATALARLGHSISALDLDLRQKTFGRYVENRARFMQKSGLSLPGPDYHDLPEIDKSQLKPGENIYDHRLSAAVATLDPDNDFILIDCPGSHTRLSQVAHSLADTLITPLNDSFVDFDLLAHIDPDGDKILGPSVYSEMVWSARQLRAQAGLRPIDWVVLRNRLGAQRMVNKDKMESAVARLAKRIGFRVAPGFNERVIFRELFPRGLTLLDLKDIGVKQLNISNVAARQELRDLMNALRLPGVSVDF; this is encoded by the coding sequence ATGGCACATATCATCGTTGTCGGGAACGAAAAGGGCGGTGCGGGCAAATCGACCGTTTCGATGCATGTTGCCACCGCGCTGGCGCGGCTGGGGCATTCGATTTCCGCGCTCGATCTCGACCTGCGGCAGAAAACCTTTGGCCGCTATGTCGAAAACCGTGCGCGCTTCATGCAGAAATCCGGCCTCTCACTGCCCGGCCCGGATTATCACGACCTGCCCGAGATTGATAAAAGTCAGCTCAAACCGGGCGAAAACATCTACGATCACCGGCTTTCGGCGGCGGTTGCCACGCTTGACCCGGATAATGATTTCATCCTGATCGACTGCCCCGGCTCACATACCCGGCTCAGCCAGGTTGCCCATTCGCTTGCTGATACCCTGATCACCCCGCTTAACGACAGCTTCGTCGATTTCGATCTCTTGGCGCATATTGACCCGGACGGCGACAAGATCCTCGGCCCATCGGTCTATTCCGAAATGGTCTGGTCAGCGCGCCAGTTGCGCGCACAGGCCGGGCTTAGGCCGATCGACTGGGTGGTGCTCAGAAACCGCCTCGGCGCGCAGCGCATGGTCAACAAGGACAAGATGGAAAGCGCCGTTGCCCGGCTTGCCAAGCGCATCGGCTTTCGCGTGGCACCCGGCTTCAACGAGCGGGTCATCTTCCGCGAGTTGTTCCCGCGCGGGCTGACGCTGCTTGATCTGAAGGACATCGGCGTCAAACAGCTCAACATTTCCAACGTCGCCGCGCGTCAGGAGCTACGCGACTTGATGAATGCGCTGCGCCTGCCGGGTGTCAGCGTCGATTTCTGA
- the dctP gene encoding TRAP transporter substrate-binding protein DctP — MKPHLKLTIAAAVSLGFASAAAATEWNASVWGKRRAFTEHVEKLAELVSQKTDGEFTIKVNYGDLSKPKENLDGISIGAFEMAQFCAGYHRDKNRAITVLELPFLGVSNLKEEVAVSNAVYADPAVTKEMAQWNAKIIMTSPMPQYNIVGKGEPRDTLAKMDGMRVRATGGIGEAFRAIGAVPTSVPAPEAYQAMESGVVDAVAFAQHAHLSFGTINEADWWTSNLNPGTVNCPVVVNIDAYDALSDKERAALDSSIDEAIAYYLENYGKLLDKWDAILKEKNVTKVVIADDELAKFRAMAADPIREKWITEMSAQGIPAQHLYDVVEDTLAKTREGN; from the coding sequence ATGAAACCACACCTAAAACTGACTATCGCCGCCGCTGTGAGCCTCGGCTTTGCAAGCGCCGCCGCCGCGACCGAATGGAATGCTTCTGTCTGGGGCAAGCGGCGGGCCTTTACCGAACATGTTGAGAAGCTGGCTGAATTGGTTTCGCAAAAGACGGATGGCGAATTTACCATCAAGGTAAATTATGGCGATCTGTCCAAGCCCAAGGAAAACCTTGACGGAATTTCGATCGGCGCTTTCGAGATGGCGCAGTTCTGCGCCGGGTATCACCGGGACAAGAACCGCGCGATCACCGTGCTGGAGCTGCCGTTTCTGGGGGTGAGCAATCTCAAGGAGGAAGTGGCTGTTTCCAACGCGGTCTATGCCGACCCGGCGGTGACAAAGGAAATGGCACAGTGGAACGCCAAGATCATCATGACGAGTCCGATGCCGCAATATAACATCGTCGGCAAGGGCGAGCCACGCGACACGCTGGCCAAGATGGACGGGATGCGCGTGCGCGCAACCGGCGGTATCGGCGAGGCGTTCCGCGCCATCGGTGCGGTGCCAACTTCGGTGCCTGCGCCCGAAGCCTATCAGGCGATGGAGTCTGGGGTTGTCGATGCGGTGGCCTTTGCGCAGCACGCACATCTTTCCTTCGGCACGATCAATGAGGCCGATTGGTGGACCTCGAACCTCAACCCCGGCACGGTGAATTGCCCGGTGGTGGTGAATATCGACGCCTATGATGCGCTGAGCGACAAGGAGCGCGCGGCGCTGGATTCATCAATTGACGAGGCGATTGCCTATTACCTCGAAAATTACGGCAAACTTTTGGACAAGTGGGACGCGATCCTGAAGGAAAAGAATGTCACCAAAGTGGTGATTGCCGATGATGAGCTTGCCAAGTTCCGCGCCATGGCGGCAGACCCGATCCGTGAAAAGTGGATCACGGAGATGAGCGCGCAGGGCATTCCGGCGCAGCATCTTTATGACGTGGTCGAAGACACGCTTGCCAAGACCCGCGAGGGTAACTGA
- the hmgA gene encoding homogentisate 1,2-dioxygenase, with protein sequence MNIETKTSRLVQAPSIPGPHEGYMPGFGNDFETEALPGALPQGMNSPQKCNYGLYGEQLSGTAFTAHPPERTWTYRIRPSVKHSHRYTKIDLPYWKSAPHVVDDVTSLGQYRWDPLPHSDESLTWLTGMRTMTTAGDVNTQVGMASHIYLVTDSMVDQYFYSADSELLVVPQEGRLRFATELGIIDLEPKEIAIIPRGLVYRVEVLEGPARGFVCENYGQKFEMPGRGPIGANALANPRDFKAPVAAYEDREVASTLTIKWCGQFHETKIAQSPLDVVAWHGNYAPYKYDLHAYCPVGAILFDHPDPSIFTVLSAPSGVPGTANIDFVLFRDRWMVAENTFRPPWYHKNIMSELMGNIHGQYDAKPQGFVPGGMSLHNMMLPHGPDKTAFEGASNSNLGPEKLENTMSFMFETRFPQHLTRFAGREAPLQDDYIDCWSDIEKKFDGTPGKK encoded by the coding sequence ATGAACATCGAAACCAAAACCTCAAGGCTGGTGCAAGCCCCGTCTATTCCCGGCCCACACGAAGGTTATATGCCCGGCTTTGGCAATGATTTTGAAACCGAAGCCCTGCCCGGTGCCCTACCGCAAGGGATGAACAGCCCGCAGAAATGCAATTACGGCCTATATGGCGAACAGCTTTCCGGCACCGCCTTCACCGCGCATCCGCCCGAGCGCACATGGACCTATCGCATCCGCCCGTCGGTCAAACATTCGCACCGCTATACGAAAATCGACCTGCCCTATTGGAAATCAGCCCCCCATGTCGTTGATGATGTGACGTCACTTGGCCAATACCGCTGGGACCCGCTGCCCCATTCCGATGAAAGCCTGACCTGGCTGACCGGAATGCGCACGATGACGACCGCCGGGGATGTCAACACGCAGGTCGGCATGGCAAGCCATATCTACCTCGTCACCGACTCGATGGTCGATCAGTATTTCTATTCCGCCGACAGCGAACTGCTGGTCGTGCCACAGGAAGGCCGCCTGCGATTCGCCACCGAGCTGGGCATCATTGATCTTGAGCCCAAGGAAATCGCCATCATCCCGCGCGGTCTGGTCTACCGTGTCGAAGTGCTCGAAGGCCCGGCGCGCGGATTCGTCTGCGAAAACTACGGCCAGAAATTCGAGATGCCCGGCCGCGGCCCAATCGGCGCCAACGCGCTCGCCAACCCGCGCGATTTCAAGGCCCCCGTCGCCGCATACGAGGACCGTGAAGTTGCCTCGACGCTGACAATCAAATGGTGCGGCCAGTTCCACGAGACGAAGATCGCCCAGTCACCGCTCGATGTGGTCGCTTGGCACGGCAATTACGCGCCCTATAAATACGACCTGCACGCCTATTGCCCGGTCGGGGCCATTCTGTTCGATCACCCCGATCCGTCGATTTTCACTGTGCTTTCCGCACCCTCCGGCGTGCCGGGCACCGCCAATATTGATTTCGTGCTGTTCCGTGATCGTTGGATGGTGGCCGAAAACACCTTCCGCCCGCCGTGGTATCACAAGAACATCATGTCCGAATTGATGGGCAACATTCATGGCCAGTATGACGCCAAGCCGCAAGGCTTCGTCCCCGGCGGGATGAGCCTGCACAACATGATGCTGCCGCACGGGCCGGACAAAACCGCGTTCGAAGGCGCATCAAACTCAAACCTCGGCCCGGAGAAGCTTGAAAATACCATGTCCTTCATGTTCGAGACCCGTTTCCCGCAGCACCTCACCCGCTTTGCCGGGCGCGAAGCGCCGTTGCAGGATGATTACATCGACTGTTGGAGCGACATCGAGAAGAAATTCGACGGCACCCCCGGCAAGAAATGA
- a CDS encoding molybdopterin guanine dinucleotide-containing S/N-oxide reductase → MKDTPTPRDPITNSHWGTYWVETDGTRLTGLRNFEEDADPSPIGHGIVNIHNDAMRIARPAIRRSWLEGGPGTRGDLRGADEFVEVSWPEATRLIAAEMTRVRATYGNEAIFAGSYGWASAGRFHHAQSQLKRFLNGFGGFTYSVNTYSFAAAEVVVPHVLGDFRPYLERATSWESIAKDCELFVAFGGVALKNGQISQGGTGGHIQKAGMLAAHAAGTRFVNISPIRSDIMAEAGADWLALTPSTDTALMLALCHTLLSEDLHDTAFLARYTVGFARFAAYLTGESDGTVKSADWAAPITGLSADQIRALARRMATSRTMISISYSLTRQDHGEQPWHAVITLAAMLGQIGQPGTGFGFGYSAMNSNGLNRRLLPYPAFPQGQNAVNTHIPVARITDMLEKPGGTVDYNGRTLTYPDIHMIWWAGGNPFHQHQDLNRLRRAWAKPDTIIANEWCWNAHARHADIVLPCTTPLERSDIALSSKDPIITVMDRALPPHQEALDDHEIFRRIAADLGFEEQFTENHSPEDWQRSLYDRARQNASRVDVALPTWDEFQEAGWHRIPAPEKERILLEAFRKDPEANPLKTPSGKIEIFSETIASFGYDDCPGYPAWLEPAEYLGNATPDAPLHMISNQPKTKLHSQLDHGSVSRGDRINGYEPVTMHPDDAAARGLHADQIVRLHNARGACLAGLRLSQDIRPGVIQIATGAWYDPDGETCRHGNPNTLTLDKGTSRLAQGPIAHSCLVEVSAAPNDAPQRHTQPAAPIAAPG, encoded by the coding sequence ATGAAAGACACCCCCACCCCTCGCGATCCCATCACCAATAGCCATTGGGGCACTTATTGGGTCGAAACCGACGGCACGCGCCTGACCGGTCTGCGCAATTTCGAGGAAGACGCTGATCCCTCGCCCATCGGCCACGGCATCGTCAATATCCACAATGACGCCATGCGCATCGCCCGCCCCGCGATCCGGCGAAGCTGGCTTGAGGGTGGCCCCGGTACGCGCGGCGATCTGCGCGGCGCGGATGAGTTTGTCGAGGTCAGCTGGCCCGAGGCGACCCGCCTCATCGCCGCCGAGATGACACGCGTGCGCGCCACCTACGGCAACGAAGCAATTTTCGCAGGCTCCTACGGTTGGGCCAGCGCCGGGCGCTTTCATCACGCGCAAAGTCAGCTCAAGCGATTCCTCAACGGATTCGGCGGCTTCACCTATTCGGTCAACACCTACAGCTTTGCCGCCGCCGAAGTTGTTGTGCCGCATGTGCTGGGCGATTTTCGCCCCTACCTTGAACGCGCGACAAGTTGGGAGAGCATTGCGAAAGATTGCGAATTGTTCGTGGCGTTCGGTGGCGTGGCGCTGAAGAACGGCCAGATCAGTCAGGGTGGCACCGGCGGGCATATCCAGAAGGCGGGCATGCTTGCCGCCCATGCCGCTGGCACCCGCTTCGTCAATATCTCGCCGATCCGCTCGGATATCATGGCCGAGGCCGGGGCCGACTGGCTTGCCCTCACCCCGTCAACCGACACCGCGCTGATGCTGGCGCTGTGCCATACGCTGTTGAGCGAAGACCTGCACGACACTGCTTTCCTTGCCCGCTACACCGTTGGGTTCGCGCGCTTTGCGGCCTATCTGACCGGCGAAAGCGATGGCACGGTCAAATCTGCCGATTGGGCCGCCCCCATCACTGGCCTGTCCGCCGACCAAATCCGCGCCCTTGCTCGCCGCATGGCCACCAGCCGCACGATGATCTCGATTTCCTATTCGCTCACCCGCCAAGACCACGGTGAACAGCCTTGGCACGCCGTCATCACGCTGGCCGCCATGCTCGGCCAGATTGGCCAACCCGGCACCGGCTTTGGCTTTGGCTATTCGGCGATGAACTCCAACGGGCTGAACCGCCGCCTGCTGCCCTACCCGGCCTTCCCGCAGGGGCAGAATGCCGTCAACACACACATCCCCGTTGCCCGCATCACCGACATGCTGGAAAAGCCGGGCGGCACGGTAGACTATAACGGCCGCACCCTCACCTACCCCGATATCCACATGATCTGGTGGGCCGGTGGCAACCCGTTTCACCAACATCAGGATCTCAACCGGCTGCGCCGCGCCTGGGCCAAGCCCGACACCATCATCGCGAATGAATGGTGCTGGAACGCCCATGCACGCCATGCCGATATCGTCCTGCCCTGCACCACCCCGCTTGAGCGCAGCGATATCGCGCTGTCATCCAAGGATCCGATCATCACGGTGATGGACCGCGCCCTGCCACCGCATCAAGAGGCGCTCGACGATCACGAGATTTTCCGCCGCATTGCCGCCGATCTTGGCTTTGAGGAACAATTCACCGAAAACCACTCCCCCGAAGACTGGCAACGCTCGCTCTATGATCGCGCCCGTCAGAACGCCTCGCGCGTCGATGTCGCATTGCCGACATGGGACGAATTTCAGGAGGCCGGCTGGCACCGCATCCCCGCCCCCGAGAAAGAGCGCATCCTGCTCGAAGCCTTCCGCAAAGACCCCGAGGCAAACCCGCTCAAAACCCCGTCGGGCAAGATCGAGATCTTCTCGGAAACCATCGCCAGCTTTGGCTATGACGATTGCCCCGGCTATCCGGCGTGGCTGGAACCGGCGGAATATCTCGGCAATGCCACGCCCGACGCGCCGCTGCACATGATTTCCAACCAGCCGAAAACCAAGCTGCACTCACAGCTCGATCACGGCTCAGTCAGCCGCGGCGACCGGATCAATGGCTATGAACCCGTGACCATGCACCCGGATGACGCCGCCGCACGTGGGCTTCACGCCGATCAGATCGTGCGCCTGCACAATGCGCGCGGCGCCTGCCTTGCTGGACTGCGGCTAAGCCAAGACATCCGCCCCGGCGTCATCCAGATCGCCACCGGCGCGTGGTATGACCCCGACGGGGAAACCTGCCGCCATGGCAACCCCAACACGCTCACTCTCGACAAAGGCACCTCCCGGCTGGCGCAAGGGCCAATCGCGCATTCCTGCCTTGTAGAGGTCTCCGCCGCACCCAACGACGCGCCGCAGCGCCATACCCAGCCCGCCGCGCCCATCGCTGCGCCCGGCTGA
- a CDS encoding TRAP transporter small permease → MAGASPVLEDGSLLSRIDRGLLKLERFFALLAGLAIFSLMLLAVRSVGGRVLFNAPLSGYVDWIEQLMPLIAILAVSYVQRDGTHIRMDILVSQLKGRALWLFELISVLLIFVLMLLLIWGSWAHFMRSFDIGAPLWSRDSSTDIALPLWPSKLLVPVAFSVLAVRLLVQVVGYGRALVYGLTAPVAVPLVVDAAAQAAAEADSLEAQE, encoded by the coding sequence ATGGCCGGAGCGTCACCTGTATTGGAAGACGGCTCTCTGCTGAGCCGGATCGACCGCGGTTTGCTGAAGCTGGAGCGTTTCTTTGCGCTTCTGGCGGGGCTGGCGATTTTCTCGCTGATGCTGCTGGCGGTGCGCTCGGTCGGGGGGCGGGTGCTGTTTAACGCGCCGCTTTCCGGCTATGTTGACTGGATCGAACAATTGATGCCGCTGATTGCCATTCTGGCGGTGTCTTATGTGCAGCGCGACGGGACACATATCCGAATGGATATTCTGGTGTCGCAACTCAAAGGGCGGGCATTGTGGCTTTTTGAGTTGATCAGCGTTCTGTTGATCTTCGTGCTGATGCTGCTGCTGATCTGGGGAAGCTGGGCGCATTTCATGCGCTCGTTCGACATCGGCGCGCCGCTTTGGAGCCGTGATAGTTCAACAGACATTGCGCTGCCGCTTTGGCCATCGAAACTGTTGGTGCCGGTGGCGTTCTCGGTGCTGGCGGTGCGGTTGCTGGTGCAGGTGGTTGGCTATGGGCGGGCGTTGGTTTACGGGCTGACGGCGCCTGTGGCGGTGCCGCTGGTGGTTGATGCGGCAGCACAGGCTGCGGCCGAGGCAGACAGCCTCGAAGCGCAGGAGTAG